taatagctccatagtttttacacatttattctatgttcctctacttttcaaatcaacacaaatGGTTAAGCTCAGTGACTTATCAAAAATATGTCCAATTTCaatacacagagattttttgtttacacacaacttttgagttcctcaaaTTTTGGGATACTGACCCAGTTGGTTAAAATGTCTgaccaaatttgtcaaaatttcaaatactatGCTATAGGTGGTACCACTACAAACAGAACTATTAAGCTACAGTGAATTTTATTGCAAGCTTTTGTAATTAAGAGATGAGGTTAAGTTTACTGTTAATAAACTTACATATTTAGCACAAGAAGACACATCAACAGCGATGTCCTGTCCAGAAGCAGCAGCACCAAGGCAGACAACTCTTTTACCAGTAAACTGTTCAGGATGTCTATAACAATGACTGTGGATTACCTCCCCTTTAAAATCATCTAGACCAGGAATTTTTGGATAAAGCGGTACCTCATAATgcctgaaaaatatataataaacatgatatacattggttttatgatttataatcAGACAATTGTCTAAAAGATATCTCTTCAAAAATCTCTGAAGTGCACATCAATGTATGTATTGGTAAACTGGCGATACATAatcataacaaaacattgtgtatggaaaaaaaatatattctaaatattGTCATGCTAACTTCCTGCTGGTATGAAAGAACAATGAATCATATTCTGTTCATGTATAtgctataaaatgaaatactgtaaaccaacttattttcgtgTACTTAATTTCGTGTTTTACTCCTTTTAGACCACTTCatggctatttaatttcgcaaTTTTCTGAAGTTCAATATGGAACGAATCATGTATAACATATTTGCGTTGTTTTTCTATTCGCGAAAATCACTATAATAAAttgctcgcgaaaataagttggtttacagtattgaAGAAGTAAGTAAAATGAATAGGTATAAAAACATTCATCAACATAAACAAAGTGTTAACTGGTTTATTTATACTGGAGCAAGTGCATGACATGTAAATTATCTTGAATCTAATCATACTGCtggttaaaaatgttaatatttctaaaatacacaataatACAATGTTTGCAATTAGAAGTACACATTTTCTGAGCTGATATAATTTTACATGTGAGTTCaatttacatattattatatGGATAAGGAGATGTGTTTACTTCATAATAATCTACGATAacttaaatataaacatgaaaaaggtaaaaataactTTACTAGTATAACAGTATAGCTCAAAAGGTAACATTCTAGAGGAAGACAAGACAACACATCCTGCTCTTCATACTAACTAAGGTATTACTACTAAATACAGTAAACTAGTTGGAGAGGCATCAAATACCCTTCGGAAAAATAGCTGTAACCTGTTTGGTATTAAACCTATAAATCCCACCAGTTCTCAGATAGGATCATTAGACACTATGATGTTTTTGTAGTGAGAGATCCCCTATATATACAACATGCTGTTAAtttagataataaaatttaCCCATTACAAACCATAATATACTGTTAAtttagataataaaatttaCCCATTACAAACCATAATATACTGTTAAtttagataataaaatttaCCCATTACAAACCATAACAACatcaaatatttctgtttttatttcatctCTTTGTCCTACATTACTGTATGACACATGCCATTGTGTTTTGTCACCATCAACTTCTGGACGGACATGTTGTACCAAAGTCTCAAACtacatcaaataaattatatttcaaattcaatacatgtaatagaatttgcttttaaatatatataaacattttcttaGTTTCCATGAAATATAAGCAacaatgaattcaaattttataattcatcaaatacaattaaattAGTAGTTCttaactactttttttttaaagtcaaattttaAGGAACACCAACATTTAGACCTTTTTGGGGTCCAAAATAGAACATGACAACAAATTTTACTATTTCTTTAACAATGTCATAATTTTTAGATCGACACTAGATTCATGCACTGTGcacaatttatgaaatttttctgAGTTGCATTGACTGAGGAATACAATGCTTATAATTTACTTTCATTTATACATCTGTCCATAATTTTGTACCCAGAATATGTAAGTGTATATTTCTTGAATGGGTGGGATGTGCACTATGTTGAGCTCaacatgggttttttttatcttcaaagTAGTAAAataactgatatatatatatatacatctccatgccttatatatcatgtactgaactacgccgctagattaagactgacgtggaaaggtaacacatgcccaccgaaagctctttttatgagagcccaggtggtcgtgtggtctagcgggacggctgcagtgcaggcgatttggtgtcacgatatcacagtagcatgggtttgaatccccgcgagggaagaaccaaaaatttgcgaaagcaaatttacagatctaacattgttgggttgatgtttagacaagttatatatatatatatatatatgtgaagtCATACCAATTTTATTTACCTAAATGTAATCTATACAAGTgctcaataaatataaatataaatatataccttTATACATTTGTGGAGATCATAATGTTTTGTATATTCTTGGAGGTATTCTAAAACATCATCATGTTTTATAAATGAAGGAAGAGAGGATCTGAATGGAAAACCTGGAAATGCCATTACTTCTTTTGGTAGATTTGtcctgaaaatatatatagaaaagctGTTTTCTGACCGAAGTGTTAACCTTTTGTGAtagtaaatgtttatttcacatCCATTGGCCTCttttggatagttgtttcatacAAAATCAAATCACATCTCTTTATTCTTTTTCAATTAAACCTACTGAATAATAATTACCATGGTTACAGGCATCTTTAAGCTGAACATTCATTTCTTCTGTGAGAATATGACTAAAATTAAGTTCTATAATTCATgtaattttcatattgattaacaacaaaatatcttaaataaCTTGTTAATTTGATTACTGTGACTTTTcatattcatacaaaatgttgAAAGATATAGTactgacagaaaaaaattactCGAAAAAGGGTATCCCAAAAAAAATAGTCTCCATTTTGCAGAATCTTGAATCCTCATTTGTTTAATTGGTCTGAATGTGCAAAGAATATGgttgaataaataaactcatcaaagaccccaggatgaaaattttatatttatgtgcTTTTTGTCTACTTAAGACTCATCAGCAGcgctcaattaaaaaaaatgtttaaaaggccaaataaagtatgaagttgaagagcatttaggaccaaaaattcctaaaagttttgccaaatacagctaaggtaatctattcctgaggtagaaaagccttaatatttcaaaagttttgttaaccattaatttatatttataaatatatcaatgataactctaGACTgtacagaagtgctgactactgggctggtgataccctccaGAAATAAATTTCCACAAGCAGAGAAAAAAGTGTGGTAGAGGTTCCTCATATAGATTTCTATCATATCATTTTCAAcagatttgtaaaatatttgtttgtttgtataaatgacaaatatatatccCCTTACAGaggaatgtttttttaattcatttccaTATAAAATTCCTGATAAAAAGGAAGATTATCATTacatttcatatacatgtatatgattttatatacCTCAAGTTCTTGTACATGCTTGATTGTACAGGAAGACCATATTTATCACTGCCTGTTTCCTCTGTGTATATCCATGTCCCACCTTCTGATGGGTTTTTATCAAAACACACAGTATGGAAAATATTTGGACGAGCAGTAAGATGTCTTACAGCACACAGCCCTGCAGCACCAGCTCCAATAATAGCTACTCTTATAGCCATAATCTTCTgtcaataaaaagaataaaaatcacATAACAGCTACTTTTATAGCCATAATATAATGCAcatcagaaaacaaaataatcacaTCATTCAAACTCAAAGTATGGTACTTTATCATTCAAGAGGTGAGTATCATAATCAATTCAAATAGAAACAAAtgcataaatatataatgtaaaagGGAAAGATATATATAGGAACACCAACAAGGTATATAACTTGTAGGAGATAATAaagttgataattttaaaacagtattgaagattaataatttatattcaatttggCAGAACATGATTGTAAACCTGGAGTGACATTTTTTCAGAATGCATGAATTAGAGGAAAAGGGTCCCCATGAGGAGTGTCATTTTTTCAAGAAGAATAACTTGCACAGAAATAGAAGATATTTtggaatagaaaaaaattatagagAATATTGTACTCactgatttacaaaatttaatattttacagaaaaaaattatctaaCATTAATATTATCAGATTTTATGTGTAGACTTTTgaaaactgaatgacaaaactatgaCAGATGCATATCTAATCCCTGGCATTTAAGACTGtttaaatatcatgaatatccTTCGTTATTCACATCTTTAGATCTGGATATTTCAAATGTGGTAGTTTTATATTTAGACAACATAATTGTGATTGGAAAGGATTCAAAAGAGTGTCTTTAAAATCTGTGACATGGTATAGGGTTATGACCAGACCAGGACCTGCTTATCCTTCAGAAGagcctgagatcaccccagtttctggtggggtttgtgttgatcagtctttagatttttatcttgtatttttttacattgcaaCTATCTATTTTAGCCAACATGCAGTCATTGTAGTAGTTTTACCATGTTCATGATGtaacaaatgtttaaatctCAAGGTACATGTAATAAACAAAATCTGAGGGAATGCAATGATTTCCAAAAAGAGCGAGACAAGGGTGGTCAACAACAGTATGAATGAGCTCAATACTTCCAGAATGTCAGATCTTACAGGGCTTGACAACAACTAAGGTCCAACTTTTCGGTGGGAAAAGTAAATGACAGTAGAGATttgatattcatgatattggaGACTGTTTGTATatctttcaacatgttcaaagaaATATTGCATAAGGCAAgcttatcaaaatatttattttctttcaatgtccatgcTAACAGCAGTATTTCTTAAGTGCTCAACCTTAACTGCTATAAGCATGGTATCAGGTCCATTCGCGCCCAAtatactttcgcaccctacacgttcgcgCCTTGCACTTTCGCACCCAAGGTCCGTTCGCACTCTacacgttcgcgcccaattttaattcaaattccagttgaataattggaaaatcatgataattgttgtttctaatttctttcgtgtaaatactgaatgtaattataacttggtatgagtaaaagattgaagattttaaatgaaaacacaaaaaaaaatgtttttaacagcttggtccctttgatctgaaacaataaaacaataaaatatatcaacacactattataaccaaaacatgatcatgatgatcaaacatgataaaatttattgaacacacaaaaaaaaaacgtagtcaGAATATCACttaattttgaaacaagtcaatgaaacaaagttatagcaatacactaaccaaaacatgattaagagttatttttaacacaaaataaaatgttgacagAATCCCgctttatttagaaaggaatatattttttttaacaatacactatccaaaacataattaagatttattcaacacaataaaaaatagtgtctcactttattttgagacaacgaaaacaataatatttataagaatactacttgccaaaacttgattacaaagttattaaaccTAAGaccaattaaaattgggcgcgaacatgTAGTGTGCGAACGGACTTCGGGTGtgaacatgtagggtgcgaaagtgaaagggggcgaacatgagtgggtgcgaacatgaatgggcgcgaacggacccggattctataagcatgataagtaaATATTGGTTTATAATGAAGATTGACTCCGTCCAGAAAATGAATACTGGCAATGACTGATTTAAATTTGGATTAAAactatattatttttgtaaattcttAAAGTATAACTTAAAATGCAATGCAAGGTATTTAATTATGAAGCCAAACGCTACATAGACATGTACTTAACTAGCAGATaatttgatacatgtacaagtgGGTCATTAGAGCTAATTTTATCTTAGTTTTTTaccgactctaaataaagcttatttaATTTCGAAATTTAAATATGCTTGATAAATAAAAGTTAGGATTGCAATTATTCTAACCTTAATTTTTATCGTTGCTATTTAGtccaaataaaaaatgaaatagccttgccagacttcataattatttggactagttaCTATTTAGCTAGCTTTATTTTACGTTCTCTGCCAGTTTTAATTAATCCCACGCTCTTCAACTTGAATGTCATTCAGTTTTCCTAAAATTATTTTGCGTATTTATAAGTTTTACCTTTCTCTAAGATCCTGTCAGTTCGCAATCAGCTGTTTCGTAATATGGAATCTGTTcgacttttgaatatttttcattgaacCATCAGTGCTTTAAATGAAAACTATTTAAGACAATCagttattaatatcaatatatgtatgGAATGAAAATATGAATGGAGATGACAATTCGTTAAAACGATTtactatttgaattttaaaacataGTACAATAAAAATGCTAAAACAACACACCCTAGTACCCAACAGCAGTACACACTTCGGTCGATTGTGGTCTCAATTTAAAGGCAATCATTGAACTCCATCTTTtctgaaaactttttaaaattcagGGACTATTAAATAActcatttttaaattcaaattttatcaaatatggaTATTGTAAATTATGGAAAGCAATATCTAAATTTCTCTATGGTACGAATTCGTTGCGACTGCAGAGTACAATCCAAGATGTCAGCCtccatgaaaaaaaaagtcatatttttttaaaggaaaaaataacaaacaaataatgtttatttcagCTGAAAGTAAAGAGAAGGATTTTGAAGGATATACATTGATTTTTGTAAGGTTAATTTTTAATAAGAGACAGACattacctgtgaatggggaagaaatatgtatgaatttttttttttaacttaaggttcatcataaggaattgaaaaatatggccgtgtttacacctcaaaaattactatgagtacaAACAAACTGGTACATctaggaaagttttaaggcatggcaggaacttgatatataaaagttatatgaagtctacgtttcagaaaattaaaaacttacctgcattttgatgtgcatttttttccagtctgcagaagatagcaaaataaacaaacacccgagtttcatttgatatggtccactcagttacacagtttaaacctgttaaatcacctattgttaacaggtgtctattgtccatctattgtccatttaaatcaatactactcacaacattgattatacgaggggagcttctcaatcgttttcactacttagttaatttttgcaccttctgcaggaacgaaaaaaaatggatagcaaaatctagaaaagtttataaattactgaaacataaaatgcatttaaaatttatatatctagttcctgccatcccttaaaaCTGTTGCAGGTGTATAGGTTAGTCTGTACTCCGAGTATAATTTGGTgtgtaaatacggccattttagccaaaaggttatgatgaaccttaaatatttgttaaaaaaagaaagggaaatacagtaacgtttccgattttgtTCTGTTGcatgtacaatgtaaacaaagaaacgcaaTGCATCAGGTAACGTTAATTCatatcaaagacaaaaaaatattgaaaatgaaatattggtaTTGTGTTCCTTGAGTTCCTATATTTTACTAGACTACTCAAAGTCTCATGACAAAGAGACCTGAAGAAGGATGTAGATTTCTGCGTTCTGCACAAATGTGGGAATAAAAAAAAGCgacaaaaaaaatcgattttgagttcatttgcatgattagtacaatgaaaatttcaggaacttttccccgatattttttttattttttattattgatttttctactgtaATAGGGGACTACGTCCCgatataatatgtatattatttaaagTCTACAATGGCATGaatggaaataaaattaaaattcagacTTCTGATGTTTCTGTAGTCCAAATAACTAGCCTTGccagatgtcataattatttggactaatgtTTCTGGAGCATTCAAAATTTATTAGATATTGTTAAAGTTTAGATGATGAAAATATTAGTTTGCTGTAATAGTTATTATCCCCTGTGTAATGAGTTGTGGGGGTACATGGAAATAACGGAGTCTCATCCATGGAGTTGTAGACTCTGCTCTCACAGGTATAATTCGATCTTCCTAGATTTTATAAAAAACTTATAGAGCCCTACTATAGGTTAATATCAGCAATAGCTCTGACAACTTTTTTATGCACCTtgattatatcaaatgtaaggAAAATGGCTTCCTTACCACTATCAAGGAGACAGTCTTGCcggatttaattttttttttttactacaggTTAATATCAGCAATATCTCAGACAAGTTCTGAAACTGTGACCGCTCAACTAGTGACAGATCCAGATCTGTTCATAAGGGTGGGGGCCAGCTGACTGAcctaaaaagggggggggggcactccagtcatgcttcagtgattccctatataattaaCCAAATTTCCCCCACAAAATTGCAggccccccccctggatccgcctatgtcaacttttaaaaaaaaatgtatggaaaatGGCCTTGTTAGCTCTCTCATGGGTATAACTCTTGCCAATTTTTTAAAAGACCATACTAGAATATAGGCattggcagatccaggggggGTATGGGGGCTGGACCTCCCTCCCCATTTTTTTGGCcaatcaatgtatttgaatggggacatttAGTTGGAATCCCCCCTTTGACTTGTGTTGGGTACCCCCcgcccttttttaaatggctggaggttggatccgcccctgaaaggacctttatcaggattttgggatcgggtgtttttaagctcaggatctttgggattgacccttttaggatccaggaattcttttttcgaatttagGGATGTCgggattttaatttatttaaatttcaggacctcaggattttgtgttttttttgttcgggatttcaggatcaggacccTTCCCCCCCTTCAGTATCAGTAGGAAATCTTGGACAGTGGAATTGGCAGTTGATATGATTATCTCTACATTAAGTACATGCATATGTGTTTTTATTACAGCCAGCAGTATCAGTAGGAAATGTTGGACAGTTGGCAGTTGATATGATTATCTCCACATTATGGATGGAGAGAATTGGTTATATTTATCATGACAGTATTTTACCATTAGTTGGAAATGATCCTTTTGCTCATCCTGAATCAATTTCCTGTAAAATTGTCACAAATTGTGAAGGTAATAAAGTTCATCTTAAATATATAGTAAAATGTGAtagcattttaaaattattatgtaaacaTGAGGTGTTTTTTAAGTTTGAGTTGagattgataataaaaataaacaaatgtcttCTTCAAAAATTCCCACAAACATATTAGACACATTAAACATTTTAGTAACTTTAAAGTTAAAGAATCCACTGTTTAGTATAAAGGTTTATACGTAGAGATAGACAAAGTTAATAAGTATgtaatttacaataaatttagGCAAATTTCCTAAACTTAGATGTTGTCTTGATGACTATTTCAGTTTATGAGAATACAGAAAAcaagacaataataatacaacAAAGATCTCCTTTTGTTCAAGTAAGTAATAATTTGAGTATGTACTCAGTTATGTATGGCTATGCTTTTCtagtattatataaaataccaaataaaaaatgtagttttgttttaacttgGATTGTAATTGATTtaagataagaagatgtgatatgattgccagcAAGACTCCACAGGGACCAAAACACATAGAAGTTAACAAATACATCCCGACAAGATAGAATGAaacatttatgttttcaatCTGTTAGTACCTCTCAGATGAAATTGAAGGCTGttagtttaaaatgaaattgtagTCATAtcacatgttatatatatatgtcaatgtgACAAATATCCACCAGAGTTTAAATGCTGAAGATGTAAGCAGTTATAGGTTACTGCAAGGCATTTAATAATGAGATAATCCATACTCTAAAGTCAACTATAAAAAGCCCCAATatgaaaaaatgtgaaacaatttaaacaacGGCATAACTCATGACAAagcattttaagaaaaacaaataggaACTAACAACAACCATTGAGTTACAGGATCCTGACTTTGGACAAGCACATAAAGAATGTAGCAGggtaaaacatttttatgagGGCTAAACCCTTTCCAACTTGGGCCAGAGGTAGAAGTGTAACTGCAAAATAATAGACACGTACAATTTACTTCATTTACTTTACGCagaatataaattttcaatcaaaaagaaacaattttggATTTGTTCTGTCACTTAAGAATAGATGTAAAGTCCAAATTAATCTGAACCTTTGTTATTTACCGGTAATGACatttgtgaatatttttcagGGGAAAAGGGCTTCTTTTAAACAGTGGCTGAGGAAATGGATGgtagaaatgaaaatatcacAACTAGTCATTCTAACAAGTAGCCATGCTCATGAAAGAATTGACAGTCAATTACAGGGGTGAGTAATAAACGTAATGACATACACTATAATGCTGGAGATGGTCACTACAAAGTTCCCTATATGACAGGGTCCCTAAATCTTGTTGTGGAGTGATCAATAGAAGGAGATTTGGCATATGACTCAGTTAGAAattacaaattgacaaaaataaccaaaagacatctacAGGGCACCATGCATTCTTCCAAAATACTGATTGGACAAATGTCCTTACAATATGTCAAACTCTAAATCATCCAAACTCTTAACAAGTAGTCATTTCA
This is a stretch of genomic DNA from Mytilus trossulus isolate FHL-02 chromosome 6, PNRI_Mtr1.1.1.hap1, whole genome shotgun sequence. It encodes these proteins:
- the LOC134722196 gene encoding uncharacterized protein LOC134722196 codes for the protein MAIRVAIIGAGAAGLCAVRHLTARPNIFHTVCFDKNPSEGGTWIYTEETGSDKYGLPVQSSMYKNLRTNLPKEVMAFPGFPFRSSLPSFIKHDDVLEYLQEYTKHYDLHKCIKFETLVQHVRPEVDGDKTQWHVSYSNVGQRDEIKTEIFDVVMVCNGHYEVPLYPKIPGLDDFKGEVIHSHCYRHPEQFTGKRVVCLGAAASGQDIAVDVSSCAKYLYMSHNKAVLQTVLPDNVEQRPGIKQLNKHSVIFKDDSEEDIDVLLLCTGYLYNFPFLSEDIGLQVEEERIWPLYKHVIHTHYPSLSFIGILKTICPFPAFDMQVRFVIAGIDGSMPLPSEEEMNKDIDKDFKLRLSEGLPVRYAHNMGPRQWRYNDGLAEMAKIKPLPQVVEKLYDYVHETRVKDIAGYKSVNYSIEGDKDMFKVVET